A stretch of Amycolatopsis balhimycina FH 1894 DNA encodes these proteins:
- a CDS encoding TetR/AcrR family transcriptional regulator, translating to MTDVKPMRADARRNYERLLEEAQRSFAEHGVEASLEDIARRAGVGIGTLYRHFPTRDALLETLLRARFDAQAERARELLTHPEPLNALHSWLAGLGDATGTFRGLVELTADALNDESSRLYASCHTMREWGSHLVERAKQAGELRADVTAQELLLLLHAASWAGGHLPGPGGMQRLLALVFEGLRAS from the coding sequence ATGACCGATGTGAAACCGATGCGCGCGGACGCCCGCCGCAACTACGAACGCCTCCTCGAAGAGGCGCAACGCTCCTTCGCCGAGCACGGCGTCGAGGCGTCACTGGAAGACATCGCGCGCCGCGCCGGAGTCGGCATCGGCACGCTCTACCGGCACTTCCCGACGCGCGACGCACTGCTCGAGACGCTCCTGCGTGCTCGCTTCGACGCGCAGGCCGAGCGGGCCCGCGAACTGCTCACCCATCCCGAGCCGCTGAACGCCCTGCACTCCTGGCTGGCCGGGCTCGGGGACGCCACCGGCACGTTCCGCGGCCTGGTCGAGCTCACCGCCGACGCGCTGAACGACGAATCATCCCGTTTGTACGCGTCGTGCCACACGATGCGCGAGTGGGGTTCCCATCTGGTGGAACGTGCGAAACAGGCCGGTGAGCTTCGCGCCGACGTCACCGCGCAGGAGCTGCTTTTGTTGCTGCACGCGGCATCCTGGGCGGGCGGCCACCTGCCCGGTCCCGGGGGCATGCAACGCCTCCTGGCTCTTGTTTTCGAGGGATTACGGGCGAGTTAA
- a CDS encoding TIGR03620 family F420-dependent LLM class oxidoreductase — MTLIEDTRARLGAVGAWLPSAPLAPPPDVERAATRRLAEAGYRSAWSGEGPGTREVFAHFGDLLASVPDVVLGTGIANLWARRGTTAHKGGATLAHAHPGRFVLGIGVGHAFQAAKLGEDYRPIDRMRDYLSEMDTSAAESPAPVAFPRVLAAVGPKMLALSRDHADGAHPFAQPVSHTPYAREILGPDKLLIPQQTVLLGSREDARESVWRRVAQSRQYSVTVYLAGWKRLGYTEADIAGPSDRFVDDLVLWGDAATIAKRLDELRDAGADHVLLTPSAATFESTVDILAELAPEVTR, encoded by the coding sequence ATGACCCTGATCGAAGACACCCGCGCACGGCTCGGCGCGGTCGGCGCCTGGTTGCCGAGCGCACCCCTGGCCCCACCCCCGGACGTCGAACGCGCGGCGACGCGGCGGCTCGCCGAAGCCGGCTACCGCTCGGCCTGGAGCGGCGAAGGACCCGGCACCCGCGAGGTGTTCGCGCACTTCGGCGACCTGCTCGCGTCGGTGCCGGACGTCGTGCTCGGCACCGGCATCGCGAACCTGTGGGCCCGGCGCGGGACGACCGCGCACAAGGGCGGCGCGACGCTCGCCCATGCTCACCCCGGCCGGTTCGTGCTCGGCATCGGCGTCGGGCACGCGTTCCAGGCGGCGAAGCTGGGCGAGGACTACCGCCCGATCGACCGCATGCGGGACTATCTGTCCGAAATGGACACCTCCGCGGCCGAAAGCCCCGCGCCCGTGGCGTTTCCGCGCGTGCTGGCCGCGGTCGGCCCGAAGATGCTGGCCCTGTCCCGTGACCACGCCGACGGCGCGCATCCGTTCGCCCAGCCGGTCTCGCACACGCCGTACGCCCGGGAGATCCTCGGGCCGGACAAGCTGCTGATCCCGCAGCAGACGGTGCTGCTCGGCAGCCGCGAGGACGCTCGCGAGAGCGTGTGGCGCCGGGTGGCGCAGTCACGGCAGTACAGCGTCACGGTGTACCTGGCGGGCTGGAAACGGCTCGGCTACACCGAGGCCGACATCGCCGGGCCGAGCGACCGGTTCGTCGACGACCTCGTCCTCTGGGGTGACGCGGCGACCATCGCGAAGCGGCTCGACGAACTCCGGGACGCGGGCGCGGACCACGTGCTGCTGACGCCGTCGGCGGCCACGTTCGAATCCACTGTGGACATACTGGCCGAACTGGCCCCGGAGGTGACCCGATGA
- a CDS encoding 3-isopropylmalate dehydrogenase, whose amino-acid sequence MRLAVIPGDGIGPEVVSEALKVLGEVVPTAEITNYDLGAARWHSTGELLPESVLGELRQHDAILLGAVGDPSVPSGILERGLLLRLRFEMDHHVNLRPARLYPGVRGPLADAGDVDMVVVREGTEGPYAGTGGLIRKDTEHEIATEVSVNTAFGVRRVVADAFSRAEARPRKHLTLVHKTNVLSFAGSLWSRIVEEVSLEHPDVTVAYSHVDAATIHLVTDPSRFDVIVTDNLFGDIITDLAAAVTGGIGLAASGNLDMTRRNPSMFEPVHGSAPDIAGQGLADPTAAVLSVALLLDHLGQKESARRIEASVAFDLATRDQSSPGATTAIGDRLAALVSSNVRTG is encoded by the coding sequence ATGCGGCTCGCGGTGATCCCAGGTGACGGGATCGGGCCCGAGGTGGTCTCCGAGGCGCTGAAGGTACTCGGCGAGGTAGTACCGACGGCGGAGATCACGAACTACGACCTCGGCGCCGCGCGATGGCACTCGACCGGCGAGCTGCTCCCCGAGTCGGTCCTCGGCGAGCTCCGCCAGCACGACGCGATCCTGCTGGGCGCGGTCGGTGACCCGTCGGTGCCGAGCGGAATCCTCGAGCGCGGCTTGCTGCTGCGCCTGCGGTTCGAAATGGACCACCACGTCAACCTGCGCCCGGCGCGGCTGTACCCGGGTGTCCGGGGACCGCTGGCCGACGCGGGTGACGTCGACATGGTCGTCGTGCGCGAAGGCACCGAAGGCCCGTACGCGGGTACTGGTGGCCTGATCCGCAAGGACACCGAGCACGAAATCGCGACGGAGGTCAGCGTCAACACGGCGTTCGGCGTCCGGCGCGTGGTGGCGGACGCGTTCAGCCGCGCCGAGGCCCGGCCGCGCAAGCACCTGACGCTGGTGCACAAGACCAACGTGCTCTCGTTCGCCGGGTCGCTGTGGTCGCGCATCGTCGAAGAGGTTTCGCTGGAGCACCCGGACGTGACGGTCGCGTATTCGCATGTGGACGCGGCGACGATCCACCTGGTGACGGACCCGTCCCGGTTCGACGTGATCGTGACGGACAACCTGTTCGGCGACATCATCACCGACCTCGCGGCGGCGGTGACGGGCGGAATCGGCCTCGCGGCCAGCGGCAACCTGGACATGACCCGCCGCAACCCGAGCATGTTCGAGCCGGTCCACGGCTCGGCGCCGGACATCGCGGGCCAGGGGCTCGCGGACCCGACGGCGGCGGTGCTGTCCGTGGCGCTGCTGCTGGACCACCTGGGCCAGAAGGAATCGGCCCGGCGGATCGAGGCGTCGGTGGCGTTCGACCTGGCCACCCGGGACCAGTCTTCGCCGGGCGCCACGACGGCGATCGGTGACCGGCTGGCGGCTTTGGTTTCGTCCAACGTCCGCACGGGCTGA
- the serA gene encoding phosphoglycerate dehydrogenase: MSKPNKPVVLIAEKLAPSVLSVFGDEVEVRHVDGTDRSALLEAVKSADALLVRSATQVDAEVFGATTQLKVVARAGVGLDNVVVPAATERGVLVVNAPTSNIVSAAEHAVALLLSVARRVPAADQSLRGGEWKRSSFSGVELQGKTIGVVGLGKIGQLFAQRLAAFETKLIAYDPYVSAARAAQLGIELVTLDELLRRADAISIHLPKTPETKGLIDAEALKKTKPGVIIVNAARGGLIVEQDLADALRSGHVGGAGVDVFVSEPTTSSPLFELENVVVTPHLGASTAEAQDRAGTDVAKSVLLALRGEFVPDAVNVSGGGAVGEHVRPYLSLVQKLGTLLTALNPKAPTSVTVQVKGELTSEDTSVLQLAALRGVFTGVVEDQVTFVNAPQLAEKLGVQVELVTEPESPKFRSLVTVRAVYADGATLTVSGSVTGKDEAEKLVEVNGRGFDLRAEGTVLLVEYADRPGVMGRVGTLLGEAGINIEAAQISQTTDGSDAVMLLRVDRHIDAHLLDPIGASVGAHTIRAVDFT; the protein is encoded by the coding sequence GTGAGCAAGCCCAATAAGCCCGTCGTCCTCATCGCGGAGAAGCTCGCCCCCTCCGTGCTGAGTGTCTTCGGTGACGAGGTGGAGGTCCGGCACGTCGACGGCACGGACCGGTCCGCGCTGCTCGAGGCGGTGAAGAGCGCCGACGCGCTCCTGGTCCGCTCCGCCACCCAGGTCGACGCCGAGGTCTTCGGCGCCACCACCCAGCTCAAGGTCGTCGCCCGTGCCGGCGTCGGGCTGGACAACGTCGTGGTGCCCGCCGCCACCGAGCGCGGCGTCCTGGTCGTCAACGCGCCGACGTCGAACATCGTCTCCGCCGCCGAGCACGCCGTCGCCCTGCTGCTTTCGGTCGCGCGCCGGGTCCCGGCCGCCGACCAGAGCCTCCGCGGCGGCGAGTGGAAGCGCAGCTCGTTCTCCGGCGTCGAGCTGCAGGGCAAGACGATCGGTGTCGTGGGCCTCGGCAAGATCGGGCAGCTGTTCGCCCAGCGTCTCGCCGCCTTCGAAACCAAGCTCATCGCCTACGACCCCTACGTCTCGGCCGCGCGCGCCGCGCAGCTGGGCATCGAGCTCGTCACGCTCGACGAGCTGCTGCGCCGCGCCGACGCCATCTCCATCCACCTGCCGAAGACGCCGGAGACCAAGGGCCTCATCGACGCCGAGGCGCTGAAGAAGACCAAGCCGGGCGTCATCATCGTGAACGCCGCCCGTGGCGGGCTGATCGTCGAGCAGGACCTGGCCGACGCGCTGCGCTCGGGTCACGTCGGCGGCGCCGGCGTCGACGTCTTCGTCTCCGAGCCGACCACGTCCAGCCCGCTGTTCGAGCTGGAGAACGTCGTCGTGACGCCGCACCTGGGCGCTTCGACGGCCGAGGCGCAGGACCGCGCGGGCACCGACGTCGCGAAGTCGGTGCTGCTGGCCCTGCGCGGCGAGTTCGTGCCGGACGCGGTGAACGTCTCCGGCGGCGGCGCGGTGGGCGAACACGTCCGCCCGTACCTGTCGCTGGTCCAGAAGCTCGGCACCCTGCTCACCGCGCTGAACCCGAAGGCGCCGACGTCGGTGACCGTGCAGGTCAAGGGCGAGCTGACCAGCGAGGACACCAGCGTGCTGCAGCTCGCCGCGCTGCGCGGGGTGTTCACCGGCGTGGTCGAGGACCAGGTCACGTTCGTCAACGCGCCGCAGCTGGCGGAGAAGCTGGGCGTGCAGGTCGAGCTGGTGACCGAACCCGAGAGCCCCAAGTTCCGCAGCCTGGTCACCGTGCGCGCGGTGTACGCCGACGGCGCGACGCTCACCGTGTCGGGCTCGGTCACCGGCAAGGACGAGGCCGAGAAGCTGGTCGAGGTCAACGGCCGCGGGTTCGACCTGCGCGCCGAAGGCACCGTGCTGCTGGTCGAGTACGCGGACCGCCCGGGCGTGATGGGCCGCGTCGGGACGCTGCTCGGCGAGGCGGGCATCAACATCGAGGCCGCGCAGATCAGCCAGACCACCGACGGCTCCGACGCGGTGATGCTGCTGCGCGTCGACCGCCACATCGACGCCCACCTGCTGGACCCGATCGGCGCTTCGGTCGGGGCGCACACGATCCGCGCGGTGGACTTCACCTGA
- a CDS encoding S8 family serine peptidase, protein MSRSRLPARATTAAFAVVLAAALGAPVASAADAPLADGVAPAKIDDARLQGKLSPRLGAAQGRVTAFVELAKKPAVDAFTAAEPQGKDQAKRAARAAKADTAAAVDSVLGQLRAADAQPQVVTQTANAVPGVVVTADAAKLREVAKRADVVAVRTVVPKTRTNASAEQLTNTLAAWQQTGKFGDGVRVGVIDDGIDYTHADFGGPGTQAAYKSVDSTKPTPLFPSAKVVGGTDLVGNDYDAATAGKTTPKPDPNPLACGEHGTHVAGTIGGFGITADGKTFKGDYKKLDAKKVDAMQIGPGTAPKSLLYAIKVFGCTGSTNVTSQALDWALDPDGDGDFTDHLDIVNLSLGSDFGAPDDPDSLFVRKLAANNVLPVISAGNGGDINDIAGSPGNTPEALTVASTRDAGVLRDAAEVKAPAGVAGQKTGQYSQNYTGYDTLDLAAPVVKLSAANAAGCAPYSAEDKAKAAGKFVWLEWDDNDSTRACGSAARSNNAQAAGAKGALLSSTLEHFSAGIAGNAAIPVFQFTGSATAPLRPALNAGTLQVRLFGTGRASIQTSDKTIVDTPSSFTSRGTRGPALKPDVAAPGDTITSAFRGSGNGRTVLSGTSMAAPHTAGITALVRQAHPDWSVEDVKASVIDTAGHDVSDGKGHTYAPQRVGSGRIDAKAALDNQVLAYVVDDPGAVSVSFGTVEAAGPVTLSKTIKLVNKGVTPAEYTVAYQAVNALPGVEYTVDKQSVKLSARGTAKVKVTLKITDPKALRKVMDPTMAATQAGLARQFVADASGRVAFTPVSGAKVPLRVSVYAAPKPVSTISTPPSVKFPSDATQAVLNLGGKGVDQGAGAQRYRSLISVLELQAESPQLPECDADVVTDCTLNKTAKGGDLRYIGAASTAPLAKAQGEPENAMLAFGLSTWGDWANIGSNTSPFVDIDTTGDGQPDFETYVTKATATDVLLANTVALKPGFPTVDVQAVNGQLGDVDTNVFDTNVITLPVSLSALGIDANADTHRISYTVGVSGFYVAPGTTNGLIDYVGTPLSFDALAPGYAVQGGGDAALGYVAKPGTALVVTRNATSAAADNALGLLAIEHHNAAGNRANVVKVEDARPGNDRQPIGAGHH, encoded by the coding sequence ATGAGCAGATCCCGCCTACCCGCGCGCGCCACGACGGCGGCCTTCGCCGTCGTGCTGGCGGCCGCGCTCGGGGCGCCGGTCGCGAGCGCGGCGGATGCGCCGCTCGCCGACGGCGTCGCACCGGCCAAGATCGACGACGCGCGGCTGCAGGGCAAGCTGTCGCCGCGTCTGGGGGCCGCGCAGGGCCGGGTCACCGCGTTCGTCGAACTGGCCAAGAAGCCGGCCGTCGACGCGTTCACCGCCGCGGAGCCGCAGGGCAAGGACCAGGCGAAGCGGGCCGCCCGCGCCGCGAAGGCCGACACCGCCGCCGCGGTGGACTCCGTCCTCGGCCAGCTGCGCGCGGCCGATGCCCAGCCGCAGGTCGTCACCCAGACCGCCAACGCCGTTCCCGGCGTGGTCGTCACCGCCGACGCCGCGAAGCTGCGCGAAGTCGCGAAGCGGGCGGACGTCGTCGCGGTGCGCACGGTCGTGCCGAAGACCCGGACCAACGCCAGCGCCGAGCAGCTGACCAACACCCTCGCCGCCTGGCAGCAGACCGGCAAGTTCGGCGACGGCGTCCGCGTCGGCGTCATCGACGACGGCATCGACTACACCCACGCCGACTTCGGCGGCCCGGGCACGCAGGCCGCCTACAAGAGCGTCGACAGCACCAAGCCGACGCCGCTGTTCCCGAGCGCCAAGGTGGTCGGCGGCACCGACCTCGTCGGCAACGACTACGACGCCGCGACGGCCGGCAAGACCACCCCGAAGCCGGACCCGAACCCGCTGGCCTGCGGCGAGCACGGCACGCACGTCGCCGGCACCATCGGCGGCTTCGGCATCACCGCCGACGGCAAGACCTTCAAGGGCGACTACAAGAAGCTGGACGCCAAGAAGGTCGACGCGATGCAGATCGGCCCGGGCACGGCGCCGAAGTCGCTGCTCTACGCGATCAAGGTGTTCGGCTGCACGGGGTCGACGAACGTCACCTCGCAGGCACTGGACTGGGCGCTCGACCCGGACGGCGACGGCGACTTCACCGACCACCTCGACATCGTCAACCTCTCGCTCGGCTCCGACTTCGGCGCGCCGGACGACCCGGACTCGCTGTTCGTGCGCAAGCTCGCCGCGAACAACGTGCTGCCGGTGATCTCCGCGGGCAACGGCGGCGACATCAACGACATCGCCGGCTCCCCGGGCAACACCCCCGAGGCGCTGACCGTGGCCAGCACGCGGGACGCGGGCGTCCTGCGCGACGCCGCCGAGGTCAAGGCGCCCGCGGGCGTCGCGGGCCAGAAGACCGGGCAGTACAGCCAGAACTACACCGGCTACGACACCCTCGACCTCGCCGCGCCGGTCGTCAAGCTGTCGGCGGCGAACGCCGCGGGCTGTGCGCCGTACTCCGCCGAGGACAAGGCGAAGGCCGCCGGCAAGTTCGTCTGGCTGGAGTGGGACGACAACGACTCGACCCGCGCCTGCGGTTCGGCGGCACGGTCGAACAACGCCCAGGCGGCCGGGGCGAAGGGCGCGCTGCTGTCGTCCACTTTGGAGCACTTCAGTGCGGGCATCGCGGGCAACGCGGCGATCCCGGTGTTCCAGTTCACCGGCTCCGCGACGGCTCCGCTGCGCCCGGCCCTGAACGCCGGCACGCTGCAGGTCCGGCTCTTCGGCACCGGCCGCGCCTCGATCCAGACCTCCGACAAGACGATCGTGGACACCCCGAGCTCGTTCACCTCGCGCGGCACCCGCGGCCCGGCGCTCAAGCCGGACGTCGCCGCGCCGGGTGACACGATCACCTCGGCGTTCCGCGGCAGCGGCAACGGCCGGACCGTGCTTTCGGGCACGTCGATGGCCGCTCCGCACACCGCGGGCATCACCGCGCTGGTCCGCCAGGCGCACCCGGACTGGTCGGTCGAGGACGTCAAGGCGTCGGTCATCGACACCGCCGGCCACGACGTCTCCGACGGCAAGGGCCACACCTACGCGCCGCAGCGCGTCGGCAGCGGCCGGATCGACGCGAAGGCCGCGCTGGACAACCAGGTGCTCGCCTACGTCGTGGACGACCCGGGCGCGGTGAGCGTCAGCTTCGGCACGGTCGAGGCGGCCGGGCCGGTGACCCTGTCCAAGACGATCAAGCTGGTCAACAAGGGTGTCACGCCCGCCGAGTACACCGTGGCCTACCAGGCGGTCAACGCGCTGCCGGGTGTCGAGTACACAGTGGACAAGCAGTCGGTGAAGCTGAGCGCGCGCGGCACCGCCAAGGTGAAGGTGACCCTGAAGATCACCGACCCGAAGGCGCTGCGCAAGGTGATGGACCCGACCATGGCGGCCACCCAGGCCGGCCTGGCCCGGCAGTTCGTCGCGGACGCCTCCGGCCGCGTCGCCTTCACTCCGGTCAGCGGGGCCAAGGTGCCGCTGCGGGTTTCGGTCTACGCCGCACCCAAGCCGGTTTCGACGATTTCGACGCCGCCGTCGGTGAAGTTCCCGTCCGACGCCACCCAGGCCGTGCTGAACCTCGGCGGCAAGGGTGTCGACCAGGGCGCCGGCGCGCAGCGGTACCGCTCGCTGATCAGCGTGCTCGAGCTGCAGGCGGAGTCCCCGCAGCTGCCCGAGTGCGACGCGGACGTGGTCACCGACTGCACGCTGAACAAGACGGCCAAGGGCGGCGACCTCCGTTACATCGGTGCGGCGTCGACCGCTCCGCTGGCGAAGGCCCAGGGCGAGCCGGAGAACGCGATGCTCGCGTTCGGCCTGTCCACCTGGGGCGACTGGGCGAACATCGGCAGCAACACGTCGCCGTTCGTCGACATCGACACCACCGGGGACGGGCAGCCGGACTTCGAGACCTACGTGACCAAGGCGACGGCGACCGACGTCCTCCTGGCCAACACGGTCGCGCTGAAGCCGGGCTTCCCGACCGTCGACGTCCAGGCGGTCAACGGCCAGCTCGGCGACGTCGACACCAACGTGTTCGACACGAACGTGATCACGCTGCCGGTTTCCCTCTCGGCACTCGGCATCGACGCGAACGCCGACACCCACCGCATCTCCTACACGGTGGGCGTCAGCGGCTTCTACGTCGCGCCGGGCACGACGAACGGGCTGATCGACTACGTCGGCACGCCGCTCTCGTTCGACGCGCTCGCGCCGGGCTACGCGGTGCAGGGTGGTGGCGACGCCGCCCTGGGCTACGTCGCGAAGCCGGGCACGGCGCTGGTCGTGACCCGGAACGCGACGTCGGCCGCGGCCGACAACGCCCTCGGGCTGCTGGCCATCGAGCACCACAACGCGGCGGGCAACCGGGCGAACGTGGTCAAGGTGGAGGACGCCCGGCCGGGGAACGACCGTCAGCCGATCGGGGCAGGTCACCACTGA